One region of Rhizobium sp. WYJ-E13 genomic DNA includes:
- a CDS encoding bifunctional aminoglycoside phosphotransferase/ATP-binding protein yields MITEDQSATISFLKNALSRNAAPVETIETHISRIFLVGERAYKMKRAVKLPYADFSSPEIRLAACRKEVELNTPTAPGIYLGVRTITLEGDGNLALDGQGQLVDALVEMRRFDQSLLLDRIATSGGLTPSMVTSLAKAIVRFHRLAPIIHDGSGAANMAAVLKVNEAGFATSDVFSPDEVGELTAAFDRRLTQLAGLLDQREQAGKVRRCHGDLHLRNIFLLDGQPCLFDCIEFNDQIATTDILYDLAFLLMDLWHRGHPEFANLVMNRYLDEMDEEDGFAALPFFIAVRAAVRAHVTATQAEDAGERAAMLAGEARSYFQLARSLLQPVAGRLVAIGGLSGSGKTTLAEALAPRIGQAPGARIIESDRIRKAMHDVPAETRLPQAAYRPEISTKVYEEMAWRARLILAEGGCAVADAVFDKPANRRMIEQAAEECHHPFSAFWLEADPALLLRRVAARAGGPSDATVDILAHQLAHDTGAVAWPRLDATRSAERIADEIIHLIGTNGSEPVRANAAARTVSPSHPNTAL; encoded by the coding sequence ATGATCACCGAAGACCAGTCGGCAACCATTTCCTTTCTGAAGAACGCGTTGTCTCGGAATGCAGCGCCCGTCGAAACGATCGAGACACATATATCGCGGATCTTCCTGGTAGGAGAGCGGGCCTACAAGATGAAGCGCGCCGTGAAGTTGCCCTATGCCGATTTCTCCTCCCCGGAGATACGGCTGGCGGCATGCCGCAAGGAAGTCGAATTGAATACGCCGACCGCGCCCGGCATCTATCTCGGCGTCAGGACGATCACGCTGGAAGGCGACGGCAATCTTGCACTCGACGGCCAGGGGCAATTGGTTGACGCGCTGGTGGAAATGCGGCGTTTCGATCAGTCGCTGTTGCTCGACCGCATCGCCACGTCAGGCGGACTGACGCCATCGATGGTGACCTCGCTTGCGAAGGCGATCGTCCGGTTCCACCGTCTCGCCCCGATCATCCATGATGGTTCGGGCGCGGCCAATATGGCTGCCGTCCTGAAGGTCAACGAGGCCGGCTTTGCGACCAGCGATGTTTTTTCACCCGACGAGGTTGGCGAACTGACAGCGGCCTTCGACCGCCGTCTGACCCAGCTTGCCGGCCTGCTGGACCAGCGTGAACAGGCGGGCAAGGTTCGGCGTTGTCATGGCGACCTGCATCTTCGCAATATCTTCCTGCTCGATGGCCAACCGTGCCTGTTCGATTGCATCGAGTTCAACGACCAGATCGCAACGACCGATATCCTTTATGACTTGGCCTTCCTGTTGATGGACCTCTGGCACCGCGGGCATCCCGAATTCGCAAATCTGGTGATGAACCGTTATCTCGACGAGATGGATGAGGAAGACGGCTTTGCCGCGCTGCCTTTCTTCATCGCCGTGCGTGCGGCCGTGCGCGCGCATGTCACCGCCACCCAGGCGGAAGACGCGGGCGAGCGGGCGGCGATGCTGGCCGGCGAGGCGCGCTCCTATTTCCAGCTTGCCCGCTCCTTGTTGCAGCCGGTGGCAGGACGGCTCGTGGCCATCGGCGGCCTCAGCGGATCGGGAAAGACGACGCTTGCAGAAGCGCTGGCGCCGCGCATTGGTCAGGCGCCGGGCGCGCGCATTATCGAAAGCGACCGTATTCGCAAGGCGATGCATGATGTTCCAGCCGAGACCAGGCTGCCGCAGGCTGCATATCGGCCCGAGATTTCCACAAAGGTCTATGAGGAGATGGCTTGGCGAGCCCGCCTCATCCTCGCGGAAGGCGGTTGCGCGGTGGCCGATGCGGTCTTCGACAAGCCGGCCAACAGGCGTATGATCGAGCAAGCGGCAGAAGAATGTCACCATCCCTTCTCAGCCTTCTGGCTCGAAGCTGATCCGGCATTGCTGCTGCGGCGCGTTGCGGCAAGGGCCGGCGGCCCCTCTGACGCGACGGTCGATATCCTGGCGCATCAGCTTGCGCATGATACAGGTGCCGTTGCATGGCCGCGTCTCGATGCCACCCGGTCTGCGGAAAGGATCGCCGACGAGATCATCCATCTCATCGGGACGAATGGCTCAGAACCCGTCCGCGCAAATGCCGCAGCCCGCACGGTTTCTCCAAGCCATCCCAATACTGCTCTTTGA
- a CDS encoding ABC transporter ATP-binding protein, protein MADIRIENLRKQFGSFVAVQDSSFVIHDGEFLALLGPSGCGKTTTLRMIAGLELPTSGKIYLDGEDVTFNRASARDIAFVFQLFALYPHMNVRRNIGFPLLSQGMPKAEIRRRVEETARLLQIDHILNRSVSGLAGGDRQRVALGRAIVRRPKCFLMDEPLGTLDAEFREVMVHELRELHNRIHATTVYVTHDQHEAMAMADKIAVMNHGVIEQFGTPQEIYSKPATMYVADFIGSPPMNFMRFTSGLQSGAQSISLNGIDVSVPEVHQDMAESELALGVRPEHIRLSDASPLRGAVYGSEYLGTNQVVAIETSSGVIKARVPANRDFRIGETVGLEFNPAKLALFDCKSGRAVASALYSEAEHG, encoded by the coding sequence ATGGCGGACATCAGGATAGAAAATCTCCGCAAGCAGTTCGGCAGCTTCGTGGCGGTGCAGGATTCGAGCTTCGTCATCCATGACGGCGAATTCCTGGCACTGCTCGGCCCCTCTGGCTGCGGCAAGACGACGACGCTTCGCATGATCGCCGGCCTGGAATTGCCGACCAGCGGCAAGATCTACCTTGATGGGGAGGACGTCACCTTCAATCGCGCCAGCGCCCGCGACATTGCCTTCGTCTTCCAGCTTTTTGCGCTCTATCCCCATATGAATGTGCGCAGGAACATCGGCTTCCCACTCCTGTCGCAAGGCATGCCGAAGGCTGAGATCCGTCGGCGCGTCGAGGAGACTGCGCGGCTGCTCCAGATCGATCATATCTTGAACCGGTCCGTCTCCGGACTTGCTGGCGGCGACCGCCAGCGCGTGGCTCTCGGCCGCGCGATCGTGCGCCGCCCGAAGTGTTTCCTGATGGATGAACCGCTTGGTACACTGGACGCCGAATTCCGCGAGGTGATGGTCCATGAGCTGCGCGAACTGCATAATCGCATCCACGCGACGACCGTTTACGTGACGCATGATCAGCATGAGGCGATGGCGATGGCCGACAAGATCGCGGTCATGAACCATGGCGTCATCGAACAATTCGGCACGCCGCAGGAAATCTACAGCAAGCCGGCCACCATGTATGTTGCGGATTTCATCGGCTCGCCGCCAATGAATTTCATGCGCTTCACGTCAGGTCTCCAGTCGGGAGCGCAGTCGATATCGCTCAACGGCATCGACGTCAGCGTTCCCGAGGTGCACCAGGATATGGCCGAGTCGGAGCTTGCGCTCGGCGTCAGGCCCGAACATATCCGCCTCAGCGACGCGTCACCGTTGCGCGGAGCCGTCTATGGCAGCGAATATCTTGGAACCAATCAGGTCGTGGCAATCGAGACATCGAGCGGCGTGATCAAGGCACGCGTTCCGGCAAACCGCGACTTCCGTATTGGCGAGACTGTTGGTCTTGAGTTCAATCCGGCTAAGCTCGCGCTGTTCGACTGCAAATCGGGCCGCGCCGTTGCTTCGGCGCTCTACTCGGAGGCCGAACATGGCTGA
- a CDS encoding SPW repeat protein, translated as MDRRRWQDHSAFIIGVWLIASPWALGSFSPDSVPLGIDAWNILVCGVAVAILSAAAFASYRLWEEWGNLLIGIWLVVSPWMLHNAERPLFVWNAVICGFFLMVLGISVLRNAKAREDL; from the coding sequence ATGGACCGTCGTCGTTGGCAAGACCACAGCGCCTTCATCATCGGGGTATGGCTTATCGCCTCCCCCTGGGCACTTGGAAGCTTCAGTCCGGACTCCGTGCCGCTCGGCATTGACGCTTGGAATATCCTCGTCTGCGGCGTCGCCGTCGCCATCCTCAGCGCTGCAGCATTCGCCTCCTACCGTCTATGGGAGGAGTGGGGTAATCTCCTGATCGGTATCTGGCTTGTTGTTTCGCCATGGATGCTCCACAACGCCGAAAGGCCGCTCTTCGTCTGGAATGCCGTGATCTGCGGCTTCTTTCTTATGGTTCTCGGCATATCCGTTCTTCGCAACGCGAAGGCGCGAGAAGACCTCTGA
- a CDS encoding ABC transporter substrate-binding protein, translating into MQKKSKALLGLASAFVMSSALPNLAKADQLTLCWAAWDPANALVELSKDFTAKTGTEMKFEFVPWTSYADRFLNELNSHGKLCDLIIGDSQWIGGSAENGHYVKLNDFFDKEGIKMDDFVPATVVGYSEWPKNTPNYWALPAMGDVVGWTYRKDWFERPELQKEFKEKYGRELAAPKTYDELKQIAEFFQKREIDGKTVYGASIYTERGSEGITMGVTNVLYDWGFQYDNPEKPYEMQGFVNSADAVKGLEFYKSLYDCCTPPGSSNVYMVESADAFKSGQVAMQMNFAFTWPGLYKDEKVGGDRIGFFPNPAEKKHFAQLGGQGISVVSYSDKKDAALQYIKWFAQPEVQAKWWQLGGYSCLKSVVNAPDFASSQPYAQAFLDSMAIVKDFWAEPSYATLLQDMQKRVHNYVVAGNGTAQEALDGLVKDWTEVFEDDGKI; encoded by the coding sequence ATGCAAAAGAAATCGAAAGCCCTTCTCGGGCTGGCCTCGGCATTTGTCATGTCGTCGGCGCTGCCCAATCTCGCAAAAGCTGACCAACTGACACTCTGCTGGGCGGCCTGGGACCCGGCGAACGCGCTGGTCGAACTCTCGAAAGATTTCACCGCCAAAACCGGCACCGAAATGAAGTTCGAGTTCGTACCGTGGACCAGCTATGCCGACCGCTTTCTCAACGAACTGAACTCTCACGGAAAGCTCTGCGACCTGATCATCGGCGACAGCCAGTGGATCGGCGGCTCGGCCGAAAACGGCCACTACGTCAAGCTCAACGACTTCTTCGACAAGGAAGGCATCAAGATGGATGACTTCGTGCCGGCGACGGTGGTTGGCTATTCGGAATGGCCGAAGAATACGCCGAACTACTGGGCGCTGCCTGCCATGGGCGACGTGGTTGGCTGGACCTATCGCAAGGACTGGTTCGAGCGGCCGGAACTGCAGAAGGAATTCAAGGAAAAGTACGGCCGGGAGCTCGCCGCACCCAAGACCTACGACGAACTGAAGCAGATCGCCGAGTTCTTCCAGAAGCGCGAAATCGACGGGAAGACTGTCTACGGTGCTTCGATCTATACCGAGCGCGGTTCCGAAGGCATCACGATGGGTGTAACCAACGTGCTGTATGACTGGGGTTTCCAGTACGACAACCCTGAAAAGCCCTACGAAATGCAAGGCTTCGTCAATTCTGCCGATGCGGTGAAGGGGCTGGAATTCTACAAGTCGCTCTATGATTGCTGCACTCCGCCCGGCAGTTCCAATGTCTACATGGTCGAGTCGGCCGACGCCTTCAAATCCGGCCAGGTCGCGATGCAGATGAATTTCGCCTTCACCTGGCCTGGCCTCTATAAGGACGAGAAGGTGGGTGGCGACAGGATCGGTTTCTTCCCCAATCCGGCTGAAAAGAAGCACTTCGCTCAGCTCGGCGGACAGGGCATTTCGGTCGTTTCCTATTCCGACAAGAAGGATGCCGCCCTGCAATACATCAAATGGTTCGCCCAGCCGGAGGTGCAGGCGAAATGGTGGCAGCTCGGCGGCTATTCCTGCCTGAAATCGGTGGTGAACGCCCCTGATTTTGCGTCCAGCCAGCCTTATGCCCAGGCTTTCCTGGACTCAATGGCAATCGTGAAGGATTTCTGGGCCGAGCCAAGCTACGCAACCCTCCTGCAGGACATGCAGAAGCGCGTTCATAACTATGTCGTGGCCGGCAACGGCACCGCGCAAGAGGCGCTTGATGGCCTGGTGAAAGACTGGACCGAAGTCTTCGAGGACGATGGCAAGATCTAG
- a CDS encoding ABC transporter ATP-binding protein: MADVVLKDLSKRFGDTQALADLDLSIRDGEFVVLLGPTGAGKTTTLRLIAGLERPDGGRIEIGGRNVAGEAPAERDVAFVFQQYSLYPHMTVYDNLAFPLRAPARRLASQEIDRRVRDIARMVRIDHKLENRSTRLSGGEMQRVAIGRALVRRPAIYLMDEPLSSLDAKLRAELRLELKRIQTELGSTLLYVTHDQVEAMTMADRIGIVSEGRLLQVGTPREIYGNPASLHVAARLGQPHINLLPADLLPGANPPPGTKTIGARTEHLDIVVDQNASAKIDWIEHLGDQNHLHIKVRDHKLVTLADPYLAIRPGDRISLTLRDPLYFDASGQRLG; the protein is encoded by the coding sequence ATGGCTGACGTCGTTCTCAAGGATCTTAGCAAGCGTTTTGGTGATACACAGGCTCTGGCTGATCTGGATCTCTCGATCCGAGACGGTGAATTCGTCGTCCTGCTTGGGCCAACGGGCGCCGGCAAGACGACCACGCTGCGCCTTATTGCCGGCCTTGAGCGTCCCGACGGTGGACGCATCGAAATCGGTGGCCGCAATGTCGCAGGCGAAGCTCCCGCTGAACGGGATGTCGCCTTCGTTTTTCAACAATACTCGCTGTATCCGCATATGACGGTTTACGACAACCTTGCCTTTCCGCTGCGCGCCCCGGCGCGCCGGCTTGCGAGCCAAGAAATCGACCGCCGCGTCCGGGACATTGCGCGCATGGTCAGGATCGATCACAAGCTGGAGAACCGTTCGACACGTCTGTCGGGCGGCGAAATGCAGCGCGTTGCGATCGGCAGGGCGCTGGTGCGCAGGCCTGCCATTTATCTGATGGACGAACCGCTCTCGTCGCTGGACGCGAAACTGCGCGCAGAACTGCGCCTGGAACTGAAGCGCATCCAGACGGAACTCGGCTCGACCCTGCTCTATGTAACTCACGACCAGGTCGAGGCGATGACCATGGCGGACCGGATCGGCATTGTCTCGGAAGGACGGCTGCTGCAAGTCGGAACGCCGCGCGAAATCTATGGCAATCCGGCCAGCTTGCATGTCGCCGCACGCCTTGGCCAGCCACACATCAACCTGTTGCCGGCCGATCTTCTTCCTGGTGCCAATCCGCCGCCGGGAACGAAGACGATCGGCGCGCGAACCGAGCACCTTGATATCGTCGTCGATCAGAACGCCAGTGCGAAGATCGACTGGATCGAACATCTGGGGGACCAGAACCACCTTCACATCAAGGTGCGCGACCACAAGCTGGTCACGCTGGCCGATCCATATCTCGCAATCCGGCCGGGTGATCGAATAAGCTTGACGCTGCGCGATCCGCTCTATTTCGACGCCAGTGGCCAGCGCCTTGGATAA
- a CDS encoding MgtC/SapB family protein: MSALVMMEAFQRLSLALAIGILVGIERGWQEREAAPGKRVAGIRTYGLSSFLGGLCGFLQPMTGAILPVVIFAFFCITILVFSILQASRDEDYSATAAIAAIMVFVLGFSAVVADMTVTAAGAVAITVLLAAREPLHGFLRRLTWLELRAALILLTMTVVVLPILPNAPIDRWQTINPFELWMMTILVGAVSFAGYVLIRLTGARAGILMTGASGGIVSSTALTLSFARQSSQTPGLSHLLSAGAMLAGAVSLARTLLICSVVGPTVLKELAPLVAPAAVVFAIAGGLIGSLRRSDDTPDFSPKNPLEIMVALRFALVLAVVIILTRATLIVFGTQSLLALAFITGLGDLDAITLSVAKLSSGQLSADAAAYAIAVAAFANLLAKAVLAASIGSFAFAVRLAIATTVAALAGMAGFLLA, encoded by the coding sequence ATGTCGGCACTGGTAATGATGGAAGCATTTCAGCGCCTCAGTCTGGCGCTTGCGATCGGTATCCTCGTCGGCATCGAGCGCGGCTGGCAGGAGCGCGAGGCTGCGCCGGGCAAAAGGGTCGCGGGCATCAGAACCTATGGCCTCTCAAGTTTCCTCGGCGGCCTGTGCGGATTCCTCCAGCCTATGACAGGAGCGATCCTGCCCGTTGTTATCTTTGCGTTCTTCTGCATCACGATCCTCGTGTTCAGCATCTTGCAGGCGTCCCGCGATGAGGATTACAGCGCAACGGCTGCCATTGCGGCAATCATGGTATTCGTACTGGGTTTTTCCGCCGTCGTTGCCGACATGACGGTGACCGCGGCAGGTGCCGTTGCGATAACGGTCCTTCTTGCGGCGCGCGAACCGCTGCATGGGTTCCTTCGACGATTGACCTGGCTTGAGCTCAGGGCGGCCTTGATCCTGCTGACGATGACGGTCGTCGTCTTACCGATCCTGCCCAACGCCCCGATCGATCGCTGGCAGACGATCAATCCTTTCGAGCTCTGGATGATGACGATCCTCGTCGGAGCCGTATCCTTCGCCGGTTATGTGCTGATCAGGCTCACCGGCGCACGTGCCGGCATCTTGATGACGGGCGCAAGCGGCGGCATCGTCTCTTCGACAGCCTTGACGCTTTCCTTCGCCCGCCAGTCGTCGCAGACGCCTGGACTGTCCCATCTGCTTTCGGCCGGTGCAATGCTGGCGGGGGCGGTCTCCCTCGCCCGTACGCTTCTGATCTGCAGCGTCGTTGGGCCAACCGTTCTGAAGGAGCTTGCACCGTTGGTCGCTCCGGCGGCCGTCGTCTTCGCCATTGCCGGCGGCCTTATCGGATCGTTGCGGCGTAGCGACGATACTCCCGATTTTTCACCGAAAAACCCGCTGGAGATCATGGTCGCGCTTCGTTTTGCCCTTGTTCTGGCCGTTGTAATAATCTTGACGCGGGCGACGCTGATCGTCTTTGGAACGCAATCGCTACTTGCCCTTGCCTTCATCACCGGTCTCGGAGATCTCGACGCAATAACCCTCTCGGTCGCCAAACTGTCATCGGGCCAACTGTCCGCGGACGCGGCGGCTTACGCCATCGCGGTCGCCGCCTTCGCCAATCTTCTTGCAAAAGCAGTGCTTGCTGCAAGTATCGGCAGTTTCGCCTTTGCAGTCCGACTGGCGATCGCAACGACCGTCGCCGCTCTTGCCGGAATGGCTGGATTTCTTTTGGCATGA
- a CDS encoding carbohydrate ABC transporter permease: protein MNISSSSMVEKAADATARAMPTSVVRRLRGLSDRAIAWVFIAPTIILLLAINIFPLIWAIYLSFTNYRANRPNAPVLNVGLGNYERVLNDPDIWQAMQTTAHFVFWTILLQTVIGFALAYLIDRKFRGHAFWTTLILIPMMLSPAVVGNFWRFLYEPQIGLFAYAVSLVTGIPTADIQMLGSVSLAPWAIIIVDTWMWTPYVMLICLAGLRSIPDYIYEAAEVDRASAWRQFWSITVPMALPFIMLAVLFRGIENFKMFDMVTLLTGGGPGSTTEVASITLKRAAFESWATGRASAFAIVLFVAVFGLANIYVKALNKVKQR from the coding sequence TTGAACATTTCCTCTTCCTCCATGGTCGAGAAGGCTGCGGACGCAACTGCAAGGGCGATGCCGACATCGGTTGTCCGCCGCCTCCGCGGACTATCCGATCGAGCGATCGCCTGGGTCTTTATCGCGCCCACCATTATCCTGCTTCTCGCCATCAACATCTTTCCGCTGATCTGGGCGATCTATCTGTCGTTCACGAATTATCGCGCCAACCGTCCGAATGCGCCGGTCCTGAACGTTGGATTGGGCAATTACGAGCGGGTGCTCAACGACCCCGACATCTGGCAGGCGATGCAGACGACGGCGCACTTCGTCTTCTGGACGATCCTGCTGCAGACGGTCATCGGTTTTGCGCTCGCCTATCTGATCGACCGCAAGTTTCGCGGCCACGCCTTCTGGACGACGCTGATCCTGATCCCGATGATGCTGTCTCCAGCCGTCGTCGGCAACTTCTGGCGCTTCCTCTACGAGCCGCAGATCGGTCTCTTCGCCTATGCCGTTTCGCTGGTCACCGGCATCCCGACAGCCGACATCCAGATGCTCGGCAGTGTTTCGCTGGCACCGTGGGCGATCATTATCGTCGACACCTGGATGTGGACGCCGTACGTCATGCTGATCTGCCTGGCAGGCCTGCGTTCCATCCCCGATTATATTTATGAGGCAGCCGAGGTGGACCGCGCTTCCGCCTGGCGGCAATTCTGGTCGATCACCGTGCCGATGGCGCTGCCCTTCATCATGCTTGCGGTGCTGTTTCGCGGCATCGAGAATTTCAAGATGTTCGACATGGTGACACTGCTGACAGGTGGTGGCCCGGGCTCGACCACCGAGGTTGCCTCCATCACCTTGAAGCGGGCCGCCTTCGAGAGCTGGGCAACCGGACGGGCGTCGGCCTTTGCCATCGTCCTCTTCGTTGCCGTGTTCGGTCTTGCGAACATCTACGTCAAGGCACTCAACAAGGTGAAGCAGCGATGA
- a CDS encoding 3'(2'),5'-bisphosphate nucleotidase CysQ, with translation MDLSSRRQLVETLIPIIRKAGKAALELQKNDLAARTKEDGTPVTAADLASHAILRAACLASFPAIPVISEEDTPTARAGQDTDAAILLIDPLDGTKEFIKGSDEFAVNIALVEDGRVSAGLIYAPARDRLFLSWGAGLAFEQTAAGLRRKLPYPLAPRLQPIALVSRSHCDPRTEALLAALQPCDVQAMGSSLKFALVAAAEADFYLRLGPTMIWDCAAGQAIIEAAGGAVLRADGSSLAYRSNRAQKVDGFIGARTPQLAARVVTAMKALESETSVATSQ, from the coding sequence ATGGACCTGTCTTCAAGAAGGCAGCTTGTCGAAACACTGATCCCGATCATTCGAAAGGCCGGCAAGGCCGCGCTCGAGCTGCAGAAGAATGACCTTGCCGCCAGAACCAAGGAAGACGGCACGCCCGTCACCGCCGCCGATCTTGCCAGCCACGCGATCCTTCGCGCGGCATGCCTGGCATCCTTCCCGGCAATCCCCGTCATCAGCGAGGAGGATACTCCTACTGCCCGGGCCGGTCAGGATACGGATGCCGCAATCCTCCTGATCGATCCCCTCGACGGCACCAAGGAGTTCATAAAAGGCAGCGACGAATTTGCCGTCAACATTGCTCTGGTCGAAGACGGGCGCGTCAGCGCCGGTCTGATCTACGCGCCTGCTCGCGACCGGCTCTTCTTATCCTGGGGTGCCGGGCTTGCCTTCGAACAGACAGCCGCCGGCCTTCGACGCAAGCTCCCGTACCCCCTCGCGCCGAGGCTTCAGCCGATTGCCCTCGTCAGCCGTTCCCATTGCGATCCGCGGACCGAAGCCCTTCTCGCGGCACTGCAGCCCTGCGACGTGCAAGCAATGGGATCGTCGCTGAAATTCGCGCTGGTGGCTGCCGCCGAGGCCGATTTCTATCTGCGGCTCGGTCCGACGATGATTTGGGATTGCGCTGCCGGCCAGGCGATCATCGAGGCTGCGGGCGGCGCAGTTCTGCGGGCTGACGGATCGTCGCTCGCCTACCGCTCCAATCGCGCACAAAAAGTGGACGGTTTCATTGGTGCACGCACGCCGCAGCTTGCGGCGCGCGTGGTTACCGCCATGAAGGCGCTCGAAAGCGAAACCAGCGTCGCCACATCCCAATAG
- a CDS encoding carbohydrate ABC transporter permease, producing MSSVTSAHSVVEPSPTSKRIAGAIVILYALITMIPLVWIFLTSIKSPPDSISYPPKIVFAPTLEGYCNLLTTRTRQTPEYIASLPAPTGTCDEVTRKRNMVIAGPSNFLPRFANSLVIAFGSTFLAVLLGTLAAYGFSRFRVPLADDLLFFILSTRMMPPIAVAIPIYLMYRELGLSDTALGMILLYTAVNVSLAVWLLKGFIDEIPREYEEAAMIDGYTRLQAFWKVVLPQATTGIAATAIFCLIFAWNEYAFVALLTSGEAQTAPPFIPTIIGEGGQDWPAVAAGTTIFLIPILVFTILLRKQLLRGITFGAVRK from the coding sequence ATGAGCTCGGTTACCTCAGCCCATTCGGTCGTCGAGCCGAGCCCGACCAGCAAGCGGATCGCCGGCGCCATCGTGATCCTCTACGCGCTGATCACGATGATCCCGCTCGTCTGGATTTTCCTGACCAGTATCAAATCTCCGCCGGATTCCATCAGCTATCCTCCGAAAATCGTCTTTGCGCCGACCTTGGAAGGCTACTGCAATCTGCTGACGACGAGAACGCGCCAGACACCGGAATACATCGCCTCCCTGCCTGCACCGACCGGCACCTGTGATGAGGTGACCCGCAAGCGAAACATGGTCATTGCGGGTCCCTCGAATTTCCTGCCACGCTTTGCCAATTCTCTGGTGATTGCCTTCGGCTCGACGTTTCTGGCCGTATTGTTGGGAACCTTGGCCGCCTACGGCTTCTCCCGTTTCAGGGTGCCGCTCGCCGACGACCTTCTATTCTTCATCCTGTCGACGCGCATGATGCCGCCCATCGCGGTCGCCATACCGATCTATCTGATGTACCGCGAGCTTGGCCTCTCCGACACGGCGCTGGGCATGATCCTGCTCTACACGGCAGTCAACGTCTCGCTCGCCGTCTGGCTGCTGAAAGGCTTCATCGACGAGATCCCGCGCGAATATGAAGAGGCTGCGATGATCGACGGCTACACCCGGCTGCAGGCCTTCTGGAAAGTCGTCCTGCCGCAGGCAACCACCGGCATCGCCGCCACTGCGATCTTCTGCCTGATCTTTGCCTGGAACGAATATGCCTTTGTCGCACTGCTGACCTCGGGTGAAGCCCAGACGGCACCGCCATTCATCCCGACGATCATCGGCGAAGGCGGCCAGGACTGGCCCGCCGTTGCTGCGGGAACAACAATCTTCCTGATCCCGATCCTCGTCTTTACCATTCTGCTGCGCAAGCAGCTCCTGCGCGGCATTACCTTCGGAGCGGTTCGCAAATGA
- a CDS encoding zinc-dependent alcohol dehydrogenase family protein: MKAMILEAIGVPLRAVDRPDPVPAAGQLMLKVEACAVCRTDLHVCDGDLANPKLPLIPGHEIVGIVEAVGEGIAPSRIGQRVGVPWLGHTCGCCCFCRSGEENLCDEPQFTGYTRDGGFATHVVADADYAFVLDSAADPVALAPLLCAGLIGWRSLKKAGDGKRIGLYGFGAAAHIIAQICRWQGREVYAFSRPGDEAAQRFALELGAVWAGGSDEPPPVALDAAIIFAPVGELVPAALKGVRKGGKVVCGGIHMSDLPAMPYALIWGERAVVSVANLTRKDAEEFFPVAYQAAVRTHTKTYPLADANAALDDLRAGRLSGAAVLKP; encoded by the coding sequence ATGAAGGCAATGATCCTGGAAGCGATCGGTGTGCCCCTGCGTGCGGTGGACCGACCTGATCCGGTGCCGGCAGCGGGGCAGCTGATGCTCAAGGTCGAGGCCTGCGCCGTGTGCAGGACGGATCTTCATGTCTGCGATGGCGATCTCGCCAACCCGAAGCTTCCGCTCATTCCCGGCCATGAGATCGTCGGCATCGTCGAGGCGGTGGGGGAGGGGATCGCGCCGTCGCGCATCGGTCAAAGGGTCGGCGTGCCCTGGCTCGGCCACACATGCGGTTGCTGTTGCTTCTGCCGGAGCGGAGAGGAAAACCTCTGCGATGAGCCGCAGTTTACCGGCTACACGCGTGACGGGGGCTTTGCCACCCATGTGGTTGCGGATGCCGATTATGCCTTTGTGCTCGATAGTGCGGCCGATCCCGTTGCCCTCGCTCCGCTTCTCTGCGCCGGCCTTATCGGCTGGCGTTCGCTGAAGAAGGCCGGTGACGGCAAGAGGATCGGGCTCTACGGGTTCGGGGCGGCCGCACATATCATCGCGCAGATCTGCCGGTGGCAGGGTCGCGAGGTCTACGCCTTCTCACGCCCAGGCGACGAGGCAGCGCAACGCTTCGCGCTCGAACTCGGCGCCGTCTGGGCAGGAGGCTCGGATGAGCCGCCGCCCGTCGCGCTCGATGCGGCGATCATCTTTGCGCCCGTGGGCGAACTCGTGCCGGCCGCATTGAAGGGGGTGCGGAAGGGAGGCAAGGTCGTCTGCGGAGGTATCCACATGAGCGACCTGCCGGCAATGCCATATGCCCTGATATGGGGGGAGCGAGCCGTGGTTTCGGTCGCCAATCTGACGAGGAAGGACGCTGAGGAATTTTTCCCCGTCGCTTATCAGGCAGCTGTCCGGACCCACACGAAAACCTATCCGCTTGCCGACGCCAATGCGGCGCTCGACGATTTGCGCGCCGGTCGTCTGAGCGGGGCGGCCGTCCTGAAGCCTTGA